A single window of Vidua chalybeata isolate OUT-0048 chromosome 7, bVidCha1 merged haplotype, whole genome shotgun sequence DNA harbors:
- the LOC128790960 gene encoding uncharacterized protein LOC128790960, giving the protein MFRQFLRIQCRKTSSTAAAGAAEPDSGLTELQAEPDGSPDLAERSEDSETSETETWAKAHLMSMTEDVAITNTKTRETQGLTNTDTMPAPTMIHAPIMDFFEESAVPSHQQQQVPAKVKNMHQSLMSHVSVDARLQTDIVRLAEEHPADAVLTLLRCAPTCDRAAAMMWRAIGSSGPALEKALPTLLCVMEDWPLHTMCTSNGDNKDLFALAATLVIWVIVQVPECHETIVLYSSSLFVALLSHVVITTQQMPPEEVDNFWRACGEERRLPSKPNRFAVQAMKDLLC; this is encoded by the exons aTGTTCCGGCAGTTCCTGCGCATTCAGTGTAGGAagaccagcagcacagcagctgcgGGCGCAGCCGAGCCTGACTCGGGGCTGACcgagctccaggcagagcctgatggCAGCCCAGATTTGGCTGAGCGCTCAGAAGACTCTGAGACCTCAGAGACTGAAACCTGGGCAAAGGCTCATCTCATGTCAATGACTGAGGACGTGGCCATcacaaacaccaaaaccagaGAGACTCAGGGCCTTACAAATACTGATACCATGCCTGCTCCAACTATGATTCATGCTCCCATTATGGATTTTTTCGAGGAGAGTGCTGTTCCttctcaccagcagcagcag GTGCCAGCCAAGGTGAAGAACATGCACCAGAGTCTCATGTCCCATGTCTCTGTGGATGCCAGGCTGCAAACGGACATTGTGAGGCTGGCAGAAGAACACCCTGCTGACGCGGTGCTGACCCTCCTGCGCTGTGCCCCAACGTGTGACAG agctgctgcaatgATGTGGAGAGCCATAGGCTCATCGGGACCAGCACTGGAGAAAGCGCTGCcaacactgctctgtgtgatgGAGGACTGGCCTCTGCACACAATGTGCACCTCCAATGGGGACAACAAGGACCTttttgccctggct GCAACTCTGGTGATCTGGGTGATTGTCCAAGTGCCTGAGTGCCACGAGACCATCGTCCTTTATTCCTCCTCCCTGTTtgtggctctgctctcccaTGTTGTCATCACCACACAGCAGATGCCACCAGAGGAAGTTGATAACTTCTGGAGAGCATGCGGGGAAGAACGCCGCCTTCCCAGCAAGCCAAACAG gTTTGCAGTGCAGGCCATGAAGGATCTGCTCTGCTGA